In the genome of Verrucomicrobiia bacterium, one region contains:
- the ruvX gene encoding Holliday junction resolvase RuvX — protein sequence MAVFLGLDLGTKRAGVAVTDEAGIMALPLKTIEVRGRGQLLAELKELVRQYRASEIVVGLPKTLKGEIGIAAQKIIEEVEWLKTGLDVPLVLWDERMSSAEVERLLRDEDVNPARRKEVRDQLAAQRILQNYLDAKRSSPS from the coding sequence ATGGCCGTCTTCCTCGGACTGGATCTGGGGACAAAGCGTGCCGGCGTGGCCGTCACGGACGAAGCCGGCATCATGGCCCTGCCGCTCAAGACGATCGAGGTGCGCGGCCGCGGCCAGCTGCTTGCCGAATTGAAAGAGCTGGTACGCCAATACCGCGCCTCAGAAATCGTCGTGGGCCTGCCCAAGACGCTGAAAGGCGAGATCGGCATTGCCGCGCAAAAGATTATCGAAGAAGTCGAGTGGCTCAAAACCGGGCTCGACGTGCCGCTGGTGCTTTGGGACGAACGTATGAGTTCCGCGGAAGTGGAGCGCCTCTTGCGGGACGAAGACGTGAATCCCGCGCGGCGTAAGGAAGTGCGGGACCAGCTGGCCGCGCAAAGGATCCTTCAGAATTATCTGGATGCCAAGCGGAGTTCTCCTTCATGA
- the trpA gene encoding tryptophan synthase subunit alpha — MKNRMLPLARAKARRKKIFCAFLTLGYPSLAKTEALVKDFEKAGVDILELGFPFSDPMADGPTIQFSSEEALKHGVRLEDAFELVRKLRKDKVSLPIIFFSYYNPIFSQGTKTFLKKAKSAGFDGVIIPDLPPDAEADFHRQAARAGLAEIFLVTPTTSPERSLRIAKQSRGFIYYVSLKGVTGARKSLPADIRGHVTKIRRKEKKPVLIGFGVSGPEQAKSLAAFSDGVIVGSAIIDAIRHSGGRTEPATVLVAKMIRAIRS; from the coding sequence ATGAAAAACAGGATGCTTCCGCTGGCGCGCGCCAAAGCTCGCCGGAAAAAAATATTCTGCGCCTTTTTGACGCTGGGCTATCCGAGCCTCGCCAAAACCGAGGCGTTGGTCAAAGACTTCGAGAAAGCCGGAGTCGACATCCTGGAGCTGGGCTTTCCCTTTTCGGACCCCATGGCCGACGGGCCCACGATCCAGTTTTCTTCGGAAGAGGCGCTCAAGCACGGCGTGCGCTTGGAAGACGCGTTCGAGCTCGTCCGCAAGCTGCGCAAAGACAAAGTCTCCCTCCCGATCATTTTCTTTTCGTATTACAACCCGATCTTCAGCCAGGGCACGAAGACTTTTCTGAAAAAGGCCAAAAGCGCGGGCTTTGACGGGGTCATCATCCCGGACCTTCCGCCGGACGCGGAAGCGGATTTTCACCGCCAGGCCGCGCGCGCGGGCTTGGCCGAAATTTTTCTCGTGACGCCGACGACGAGCCCCGAACGCTCGCTGCGCATCGCGAAGCAGTCGCGGGGTTTCATTTATTACGTTTCGCTCAAAGGCGTGACCGGCGCGCGGAAAAGCCTCCCGGCCGACATCCGCGGGCACGTGACGAAAATCCGCCGCAAAGAAAAAAAGCCTGTGCTCATCGGGTTTGGAGTTTCCGGCCCCGAGCAGGCGAAGTCGCTGGCCGCGTTCAGCGACGGCGTGATCGTGGGCAGCGCCATCATCGACGCGATCCGCCACTCGGGGGGGCGCACGGAACCGGCGACCGTCCTCGTGGCGAAAATGATCCGCGCCATCAGGTCCTGA